The Streptomyces sp. NBC_01463 DNA window TCTCCTTAGCTCCACAATCAGGATCCCGTCCCCGAGCTGGGGGCGGGATCCTTGCTTGTTCCCGGGGCGGCACCGGGTCCCCTCCGGCGGGTGCGCAACGCGGTCAGCTGCTGCTCGCTCTCCTCGTCGGCAGACGTGTACACCACGATCCGGCACTCCGGCAGCCCGTTGACGGACAGCGAGACCGAGGTCATCCGGATCTCGGATGACGCCGCCCAGTGCCGGAACGTCTTCACCCGCGGCCCCGGCGGCGTGACGTCCCCGCTGCGCCACAGCCGGGCGAAATAGGGGCTGGCCGCCGACAGTTCCTCGATGTACCTCTCCCAGGCGGGCTCGCCCGCATGCCGGCCGTAGCCGCTGCGCAGCGTCGCCACCATGACGGGCAGCTCCTGGGAGCGGTGGACGACCGGGCAGTCCTCGTCGGACACCGTGAACAGCGCCCACAGCACGTTCCGCACCCCGGTCGCCGCCATCGCGGGCACACCGAAGAGGTCGAGGTAGGCGGGGTTGGCCGCCAGCAGGTCGTAGCGCGCGTTGTAGACGACCGCCGGGCGCGGGTCGAGCGCGTCGAGGATGCCCTGGACCTCCTCGCCGACCTCGGCCGTGTCGGACTGTCTGCCCGGGATGTACGCCACCTCGGCCAGGTGGTAGAGGTGCTCGCGCTCCGGCGGGTCCAGCCGGAGCGTCCGGGCCACCGCGTCCAGGACCTGCGGGGAGGCGTTGATCGGGCGGCCCTGCTCCAGCCACGTGTACCAGGTGACGCCCACCCCGGAGAGCTGGGCGACCTCCTCGCGGCGGAGTCCGGGCGTGCGCCGCCGGAAGCCGGGCGCCATGCCCACATCGGCGGGCGTCACCCGTGCCCGCCGACTGCGCAGAAACGCGGCGAGCTCCGGCCGCCGGCCGTGCTGAGAACCGCCGCGCGCCTGCGGCGTCCGGGGCGCCTGAGGTGCCTGAGACGGCTGCGGTGCCTGCGGTGCCTGAGGCGCCTGAAGCGTTTGTGGTGCCTGCGGTGCCTTCCGCGCGGACCGCCCCTGCGCTTCCTGCTGCTCCTGCCGCTCCTGTTGCTCCTGTTGCTCCTGCTGTTCCTGTCGTTCCTGAGATCTCCGCTGCTGTGTCGTCACCGTCGTCACACCCCCATCGTCGGCGCTACTCCGCGGTGTTGCCAGGTGCTGCCAGTACCAGCATCAACGGGCTCTCGTTACCCGTATGCGGCTGCGAACAGCCTTGAGGACATGGCCACGACTTCCGAGACAACTCCCCGTTCCTCCTCCAGTAAAGACCTCACCACCGACAGCCGTCCCGGACGGCTCCTCGCGCTCGTGCTGGCCGCCCAGTTCATGGCGCTGCTCGACCTCTTCATCGTCAATGTCGCCGCCCCGACGATCCGTGCCGAACTGGGCGCCTCGGGCGCCCAGTTGCAGCTCATCGTGGCCGGCTACACCATCGCGTACGCGGTGTTGCTGATCACCGGCGCCCGGCTCGGCGGCGTGTTCGGGCACGGGCGCGCCTATCTGGCGGGGCTCGCCGTCTTCACCGCCGCCTCGTTCGCCTGCGGACTGGCGGCGGGTACCGGGCAGTTGATCACCTTCCGGGTGGTCCAGGGGGTGGGCGCGGCGGTGATGATCCCGCAGGTGCTCAGCCTGATCCAGCAGAACTTCACCGGTGCGGCGCGGATGCGGGCACTCGGTGCCTACAGCGCCGTGCTGGCCGTCGGGGCGGCGGCCGGGCAGGTGGTCGGCGGGGTGCTCGTCAGCGCCGACCTGTTCGGGGCGGGCTGGCGGCCGGCGTTCCTCGTCAACGTGCCGATCGGGCTGGTTCTGCTGGTGCTCGGCTTCCGGGTGCTGCCGCGCGAACCGCGGACCGGGGCGGCCCGGCGGGAAGCGCGCGCCCGGGGCCTCGACGTGGCCGGCCTGCTGATGCTCGCCACGGGCGTCACCCTGCTGACCGTCCCGCTGGTGCTCGGGCAGGAGCTGGGCTGGCCGGCCTGGACCTGGATCTGTCTGCTCGCCTCCGTGCTGCTCCTCGCCGGGTTCGCGGCGTACGAGACACGGCTGGCCGCGCGCGGCGGCGCACCCCTGATCGCGCTCGGCGTGCTCCGCCTCCCCGGCATCGCCCGGGCGGCTCTGCGCATCCTGCTGGTGATGGCGGTGAACGCGGGCTTCCTGTTCACCATGGCGCTGCACGTCCAGGGCGGTCTGGGGTACTCGCCGCTGCACGCCGGACTGATGTTCGTCCCGACCGCCCTGGTCTTCGGAGCGGTGGGGCTGACCTGGCGACGCTGGCCGGCCCGGCTCCAGGGGGTCCTGGTCCCGTTCGGCTTCCTCCTCCTGGCGGCCGGATCGGCGGGCGTCGGCCTGGCCATGCGGAGCGGCGGTGACGGCGGGGCGGGGCTCTACGCGGCGTTCGTCGCCACGGGCTGCGGGCTGGCGCTGGGCTTCAGCCCCACCCTGACGGGGGCGCTGGCGAACGTACGGCCGCAGGACGCCGCCGACGCCAGCGGTGTGCTGGTGACCGTCACCCAGCTCGGCCAGCTGATCGGCGTCGCGGCGTTCGGCACGCTCTACCTCAACCGCCTTGATACGCCTGGGGCGCAGGGTTCGGGTGAGGCGTTGTGGGTGTGTGCGCTCGCCCTGTCGGCGGCCGCCGTCATGGGTGCGCTCGCGGGTCTGGTGAGGCGTCGGCGGAGGGTGGGATCTCCGGTGGGCTGACCCCCTTGCGGGGTCATGGCAGAATCGGACCGCCGGAAGGGGAGACGGACCGAACGGGATGGAGTGTGCGATGCCTGCGAGCCGCCACGAGGTCCCGGACCTGCCCTTCGTCCGCCGGGCCCGCGACGGCGCCGGCAGCTCGCCCCCGGCGGTCCGCACGCCCGGCGGCGACGCCGGAACCCGCCACTCGTGTACGGCCCGCGGCCGCAGCCGGAGCTGATCCATGGGTGCACACAGGCGGAAGTGCGACTGGTGCGGCAGCGGTACGCCGATCGTCAGGGACATGGACCCGGTCAACGTGGATTTTCAGTACTGGTGCGAGGAATGTGCACGGGCGCTGGTCATAAAGGGAGACCCCATCGAGACCTACCGGGAGCTGGAGGGGGAGCCGATCTACGGCCGGCTGCTGGAGGAGCACTGCACGCTGAAGCGCTTCTACTCCTTCGCCACCGCCTGACCGGTGACCCGTGACCGGGACCCGTGGAGGGGCCGCGGGCGGACCGATCGGAAACGATTTGGTGGACGGCCGGGGAGACCGGTAATGTTCTCGATGTCGCCACGGGAGACCGGGCGGCGCGACGCGGGGCTATAGCTCAGTTGGTAGAGCGCCTGCATGGCATGCAGGAGGTCAGGAGTTCAATTCTCCTTAGCTCCACAGTGAAGATCGAGCAGCGGACCATCCGAACCGGATGGTCCGCTGCTCTTTGTCGTGCGGTCAACTCCGGCCGCTGCCCAGGGCCTTCCGTCCGGCGGCAGGCGGCAGCGCGGGCCGTTCGGGGGCCTGCTGCTCGATCCGGAGCGCCAGGGCGGGGCACCGGCGTACGGCACGCTGGGCGCGCCCCCGCAGATGCATCGGGACGGCGGCGTCCGCGAGCGCCGGGTATCCGTCGGGGCCCAGCCTGATCAGCTCCGGGACGATGTCCGCGCAGAGTCCGTGGCCCCGGCAGAGCGTCCAGTCCACGGCGAGCTTCTCGCCGCTCGGAATGGACTCCTCCAGATCCTGGTAGCCGGGTGCGGGCAGCGGGAGGACGCCGAGCGTCGGGCGGCCGCAGCCGCCGTCCAGGACGTGCGCGGCCAGGTCGTCCGTGAAGGCGGAGAGCGTGGAGCCCAGGAAGCGCGCCGAACCGTCCGGGTGTTTGCAGGCGCCCCGTCCCTTGACCGCGAGGGTCACCTCGCGCAGCGCCTCAAGGGCGGCGGGCCCGCCGCCGTTCAGCACGTCGGAGAGGCCGCCCGCGGCGGCCGGCAGTCCGAGCTTGCACGGGCCGCACTGGCCCGCGGTCTCGGCGGCCAGCCAGTTCGCCACCCGCAGGGACTCGCCCAGCGGGCAGGTCTCCGGTCCGATCGGCAGGATCGCCCCGGCGCCCAGCGCCCCGCCCGCCGCGGCCAGCGACTCCCGGGAGACGACGGCGTCGTGCGTGGCGTTCGCGGTGATCCAGTTGCCGTGGTAGCCGCCCGTCAGCACGCCCTGCGGCAGCGGCGGGGCGCCGGCCAGCTGGAGCACGTACCGCAGCGGCACTCCGGTGGGCACCTCGATGACCATCGGACGCGCGACCGCGCCGGAGAGCGTGAGGAGCACCGTGCCGGGCTCGTCGGGCAGGCCGGTGTTCCCGTAGCGGCGGGCGCCGATGCGGGCGGCGACGGCGAGCTGTGCGTACGTCTCCGCGTTCGACAGCAGGGTGGGGGCGCCGCCGACCCCCGACTCGGCGGCCCGCTCGCGGCGGCCCGGCGGCAGGGCGGGGCCACCGGAGGCCGCCCGGATGACGGCCGAGGCCTCACCGGACACCATCCGCTCCGGTGTCCGCACCACCCGGGCGCGCAGGGCCTGGCCGCGCCGGTCGGAAAGCCCCCGCTCGGCGAGCGCCGAGCGCACCGAGATCTCCGTGGAGTTGCGGGTGACCGCCACGATCAGCGTCCGGGCGCCGAGCGCCTCGGCGGCCAGCAGCGCGCCGTCCAGGATGAGGTGCGGTGCGCGGTTGAGCAGCACGGTGTCCTTGCGGCAGGCGGGCTCGCCCTCGCTGCCGTTGATCACGACGACCGGCCGCACCCCTCGCTTGATCGACGACTTGGCGACGGCCCGCAGCTTCCTGCCGAAGGGGAACCCGGCACCGCCGCGGCCGTTCAGCGAAATGGACTCGGCGAGTTCCGCCAGGCGTTCGCCGGTCATCGGTTCCAGCGGGCCGTGCACCTTCAGGTGCATGCCGAGGTCGAGCCGCTCCACCAGGTCGAAGCCGCTGGTCAGCTGAGGGAGGCCGACGACGCGGACTTCGGGGACGTCGGGGAGGGGGATGTTCACGGTCGGTCTCCTGCGGGTGCGGTCCAGGGTTCTCCGGCCGGGGGCGGATAGAACGGCCCCGGAAGCGGCGCGGTGTCGTCGACGGCCGGCAGTGGAGAGGTTGCCGCCCCGGCGCCGTACGGGGACTCCTGGACGGGGACATAGGGGGAGCCGACGGGCTGCACGGGGGTGAAGACCGGACCGGGCTCGAAGGGATCGCGGGGCGCGAACGGATCGTTCTTCGCACGCCGCGGCTGCGCGGGTTCGTACGGAGCGCGCGCCGGCTCCGCGGGCGCGGGCGGCGGGCGCAGTGCCTGCGCGGGCGGGGCGGGGGACGGCGCCGGCCAGCGCGCGGACGGCTGCTGCGGGGCGGTGGGGCCGGTGGCCAGGGAGACCGCGCGGTAGCCGGCGGCGATGCCGGGACCCGGGTCCGTACGGCCGCCGGGAGGGCTCGGGAGCGGGCCCATGGAGAGGCGGTCCGCGCTGCGGGGCGGGGCCTCGTGGAGCGGCGGCGCCGGCGGCGCGAGGGTGGTCCGGGGGCGTTCGAAGGAGGAGGGCAGCGGGGTGCCGCGCACCTGGTGGCCGAGGCCGCCCCGGCCGGCGTCGCCCGTGCCGTACGCCCCCGGCAGGGCCGCGGTGTCAGCGCCGGGCAGCGGGGCCTCGCGGATCACCGGCTCGGGTTCGGGCAGTGCCTCCGGCCTGATCAGTGCGGTGACCGTCGCGGCGATCCGCCGCTTCACCGGCGGCGGCAGCATCCGCAGACCCAGTGCGGCCGCCACCGCGGCCAGGGACAGGCCGTACATGACGACGACCCAGACCGCGGGCGGCCGGCCCGCGTACAGGCCGTGCACCAGGGCCGCGCACCAGGCCGGGTAGGACAGCGCGTGCAGGGCCCGCCAGCGTCCGGCGACCCTGCTGGGGGTGGCGAAGGCGCTGCGCAGGGCGCCGGTCGCGGCGGCCACCACCATCAGCAGCCCGGCCAGCGCACCGAAGCCGATCAGCCCGGCCGTACCGCCGACGCCGAGCCCGAAGGGTATGAGGGCGCCGAGCAGCTCCACATGCCCCAGCGAGACCTTCACCGTGACATGGAGCAGCAGGAAGCCCAGCGAGGCGGCCGCGGCGGTGCGGTGGACGGCCTGGCCGATCAGCCGCTGCCGGGAGGAGAGGAACATCCGGTCGGTGGCGAGCAGGCCCCAGCCCACCGCGGCGGTGAGCGAGACCAGCGAGAGAACACCGGCGGTGAAGTCGAACGTGGCGCGCAGACCGTCGCTGCCCGCCACGGCGAGCAGCGGGAGGAGAACCAGCACGGCGACGGTCAGCCCGCCCTGTACCGGTCGGCCCGGCCCCCGCAGAGGGGCGGCCGATGAGCGGATCCTGCGATGAGGGTTCATGGGGGCGACTCCGAATGGCTCGGCAAAGCGGTCCCGTTGCCGCATGCTAAGTCGGGCCGTACCGGCCGGTACGGGGTTTGAGTGGTTGCCCCGATAGAGGGCGTTACGCGGAGTAACCGCCGCTTCCCGGACGTTCTGCCGCACGTTTCGCATCGCGTCCTGTCCACGGACCGGCGGTGCCCGGAAGGGGGCCGGGCCTGTGCGGTACCCTGACGCCATGCGTGCCGTACGCCTTCTGCTTAGCGAGCCGCGCTGATCAGTCCCGACCGGTGAGAACGCCTGGTCGGCATCGGCGCGGCGTCCCCTCCTGTGCGAGGGGATTTTTCGTTTCCCCAGACGCGTGTCCGTAGACGTGGGCGCCGGCAGATGACGATCGATGGAGCTTTGAGGATCATGAGCGAGACGAATTCCGCAGCCGACGTTGCTGCGCCGCACCGCTATACGGCAGCGATGGCCGCCGACATCGAGGCACGCTGGCAGGACTTCTGGGACGCCGACGGCACCTACGAGGCGCCGAACCCGACCGGTGACCTGGCGGGCGATCCGGAGCAGGCCGCCAAGCCCAAGAAGTTCATCATGGACATGTTCCCGTACCCCTCGGGCGCGGGCCTGCACGTCGGCCACCCGCTGGGCTACATCGCCACCGACGTCTTCGCCCGTCACCAGCGGATGACCGGCCACAACGTCCTGCACACCCTGGGCTTCGACGCCTTCGGCCTGCCCGCGGAGCAGTACGCCGTACAGACCGGCACGCACCCGCGGATCTCGACCGAGGCCAACATCGAGAACATGACGGCGCAGCTGCGCCGGCTGGGCCTGGGCCACGACAAGCGCCGCTCGTTCGCCACGATCGAGTCGGAGTACTACAAGTGGACCCAGTGGATCTTCCTGCAGATCTTCAACTCCTGGTACGACACCGACGCGGACCGCGCCCGGCCGATCGCCGAACTGGTCGCCCAGTTCGAGTCCGGCGAGCGCCCGACCCCGGACGGCCGTGACTGGAGCGCCCTGAGCGCCGCCGAGCGCGCCGACATCCTGAGCGATCACCGGCTGGCCTACGCCTCCGACGCGCCCGTCAACTGGTCGCCCGGTCTGGGCACGGTGCTGGCCAACGAGGAGGTCACGGCCGACGGCCGCTCCGAGCGCGGCAACTTCCCCGTCTTCAAGTCCAAGCTGCGCCAGTGGAACATGCGCATCACCGCCTACGCGGACCGGCTGCTGAACGACCTGGACGGGCTGGACTGGCCCGAGGCCATCAAGCTGCAGCAGCGCAACTGGATCGGCCGCTCCGAGGGCGCGCGCGTCGACTTCCCGGTCGACGGCGCCGGCGACATCACCGTGTTCACCACCCGCCAGGACACCCTGTTCGGCGCCACCTACATGGTGCTGGCGCCGGAGCACGAGCTGGTCGAGCGGATCATTCCGGCCGCCTGGCCCGACGGCACCCACCCGGTCTGGACCGGCGGCCACGCCACCCCGGCCGAGGCCGTCACCGCCTACCGCAAGCAGGCCGCCGCCAAGTCCGACGTGGAGCGGCAGGCCGAGGCCAAGGACAAGACCGGCGTCTTCACCGGCGCGTACGCGACCAACCCGGTCAGCGGCGAGCGGGTCCCCGTCTTCATCGCCGACTACGTCCTGATGGGCTACGGCACCGGCGCGATCATGGCCGTGCCGGCGCACGACCCCCGGGACTTCGCCTTCGCGCGCGCCTTCGAGCTGCCGATCCGCTGCGTCGTCGAGCCGTCGGACGACCGCGGCACGGACGCCTCGACGTGGGAGGACGCCTTCGGCTCGTACGACGCCAAGCTGGTCAACTCCGCCAACGACGAGATCTCCCTGGACGGCCTGGGCGTCGTCGACGCCAAGATCCGGATCACCGAGTGGCTGAAGGAGCACGGCGTCGGTGAGGGCACCGTCAACTTCCGGCTGCGCGACTGGCTGTTCAGCCGCCAGCGCTACTGGGGCGAGCCCTTCCCGATCGTGTACGACGAGGACGGCATCGCCCACCCGCTGCCCGAGTCGATGCTGCCCCTGGAGCTGCCGGAGGTCGACGACTACTCGCCGCGCACCTTCGACCCGGACGACGCCGACACCCAGCCCGAGACCCCGCTGTCGCGCAACGCCGACTGGGTCGACGTCACGCTGGACCTGGGCGACGGCGCCGGCCCGAAGAAGTACCGCCGCGAGACCAACACCATGCCCAACTGGGCCGGTTCCTGCTGGTACGAGCTGCGCTACCTGGACCCGAACAACAGCGACAAGCTGGTCGACCCGGCGATCGAGCAGTACTGGATGGGCCCGCGCGAGGGGCAGCCGACCGGTGGTGTCGACCTGTACGTGGGCGGTGCCGAGCACGCCGTACTGCACCTGCTGTACGCCCGCTTCTGGTCCAAGGTGCTGCACGACCTGGGCCACGTCTCGTCCGCCGAGCCCTTCCACAAGCTGTACAACCAGGGCATGATCCAGGCGTTCGTCTACCGGGACAGCCGCGGCATCGCGGTCCCGGCGGCCGAGGTCGAGGAGCGTGACGGGGCCTACTACTACGAGGGTGAGAAGGTCTCCCGCGTCCTGGGCAAGATGGGCAAGTCCCTGAAGAACGCCGTGACGCCCGACGAGATCTGCGGCGAGTACGGCGCGGACACCCTGCGCCTGTACGAGATGGCCATGGGTCCCCTGGACGTGTCGCGCCCCTGGGACACCCGCGCGGTCGTCGGCCAGTACCGGCTGCTGCAGCGGCTGTGGCGCAACGTCGTCGACGAGGAGAGCGGCGAGGTCACCGTCGTCGACGCCGAGCCCGGCGAGGACACGCTGCGCGCGCTGCACAAGGCGATCGACGGTGTCGGCGGGGACATGGCCGGGATGCGCTTCAACACGGCCATCGCCAAGGTCACCGAGCTGAACAACCACCTGACGAAGGCGGGCGGCCCGCTGTCGCGTTCCGTCGCAGAGGCCCTGGTGCTGCTGGTGGCGCCGCTGGCGCCGCACATCGCCGAGGAGCTGTGGCGCCGGCTGGGCCACACCGAGTCGGTCGTGCACCAGGACTTCCCGGTCGCCGACCCGGCGTACGTCGTGGACGAGACCGTGACCTGCGTCGTCCAGATCAAGGGCAAGGTCCGGGCGCGCCTGGAGATCTCCCCGTCGATCACGGACGCCGAGCTGGAGACCCTGGCCCTGGCCGACCCGGCGGTCGTCGCGGCCCTGGACGGGGCGGGCATCCGCAAGGTGATCGTCCGGGCGCCGAAGCTGGTGAACATCGTTCCGGCCTAGCCGGCGGCCGCGGCACCCGTCGTCGTGACGGTGTGAGGGCTTTCCCCTACGGGCAGGTTGGGGGTTCCAATGGAACCCTCCGCCTGCCCGTTCCGTTTACGGTGGAGGAGCGGGTGAAACCGTGCCGGAAGCCGTCACACCATCCGAGGGGCGCTCATGGAAGCCGTGATCCTGATTCTGGGGCTGCTCGTCGTCGCCTTCATGGCCCTCGGCGTCTACGCGACCGTCAAGGTCATCGGGGCGGCGAAGCGCGGCGTGGACCGCACGCTGACGCAGGCCCGCCGCACGGTGGAGGACACCACGCTGCGCGCCAAGAGCTACGGACAGCTGGGCGTCGGCAGCGAGCTGGCCCAGCTCCGCCTCTCGCTGCGCACCTCGATGCGCGCCACGCAGGAGGCGCTGCAGACGGGTGTGGTCGAGGACGCCTCGCTGTCGGAGTCGCTGGGACTGTTCGAGCGCCTCGGAGTGCATGGCCGTGAACTGGACGAGGACCTGAAGCGGCTGGAGCGCGAGCCCGACCGGGCGACGGTGGCGTCCTTGCTGCCCGGGCTGAAGGAGCGCACCGACCGGATCACCCGGGCCGCGGAGTCGCTGCGGTGGGCGGCGCGCGACCGGGCGCGGCAGTTCGCCGACGACGACCTGGCGGCGCTGAACGTACAGATCGACGTGGAGGCCGGTGCGCTGCGGCACTGGACGACGGAGGACCCCGAGCCGGGGACGGCACGCCCCGCGGACCGCCGTCAGGAGCCGCCCGTGAAGGACCCGGGAGCCGACGGGGGGACCGCCCAGGCCATTGCGGGCGCGGACCCGCTTCGGCGGACCGGGGCCGGGTATCCGTGGCAGAAGACGGCGCGGCCGGAGACCACCAACTGAGGGTCGGACGGCGAGGCTCTGGGCGGATATGGGGCGCGAGGCTGCGCGTGGATGGGGCAGAGGGCTTCGCGTGGACGTGGCACGAGGTTGCGCGTGGATGGGGCACGAGGCTTTTGAACGGACGTGTCGCGAGGCTTTGAACGGACGTGGCAGGATGCGGCGCGAAGCGACCGGTACTGATCATTCGGTCGGGGTCGGACTGCCGGGTCCCCGCCCCGGCAGGTAATCTCCCGCTCATGTCCCGCCATGTCGCGATCGTCACCGATTCCACGGCCTACCTGCCGCCCCAGGCGATGGAACGGCATGGCATCACCGCAGTGCCGCTGACCGTCGTCCTCGGCGACCAGGCGCTGGAGGAGGGCACCGAGATCTCCGCCCGCTCGCTCGCGCTGGCCCTGCAGAAGCGCCGCTCCGTGACGACGTCGAGGCCCAGCCCCGAGGTCTTCTCCGCCGCCTACCGTGCGGCGGCCGACGCGGGAGCGAGTGCCATCGTCTCGTTGCACCTGTCGGCCGAGTTCTCCGGTACGTACGACGCGGCTCTCCTCGCCGCGAAGGATGCCCCGGTGCCGGTGCGGGTGGTGGACACCGGGATGGTCGCCATGGCGCTCGGGTTCTGCGCCCTGGCGGCGGCGGAGGCGGCGGAGGCGGGCGGCAGCGCGGACGACGCCGTGACCGCCGCCGAGAAGCGCGCGGCAGGCACCTCGGCCTACTTCTACGTCGACACCCTGGACTATCTGCGCCGAGGCGGGCGGATCGGCGCGGCGCAGGCCCTCCTCGGTTCGGCCCTTGCCGTGAAGCCGATCCTCCAGCTCGACGGCGGCCGGATCGAACTGCTGGAGAAGGTGCGGACCGCCTCGAAGGCCATCGCCCGGCTGGAGGAGATCGTCGCCGAGCGGTCCGGCAGCGGGCGGGTGGACATCGCGGTGCATCACCTCGCGGCCGCGGAGCGGGCCGAGCGACTGGCCGAGCGGCTGGCGGAGCGCGTTCCCGGCCTCGTCGACCTGCATGTCAGCGAGGTGGGCGCGGTGATCGGCGCCCATACCGGTCCGGGGCTGCTGGGAGCTGTGATCTCTCCGCGCTGATCCTGCCCAGCTGATCTTGCTTGGCTGATCTTCCGGCGTGGCTGGGTGGCCTTACTTGTGGCGTCACTCTCCGGAGTGCCGGAGTTGTTCACAACCAGCTGTTTTTCCACCGGAATTGGGTGTGCTCGGCGGGATCCGACGGAAGTGCCTAGCGTCGTGAGGCATGGCTTCCCGATCACATCGTGCAACCACTCGTGCAACCGCTCGCGCGACAACCCGTGCAGCGACTCGTGCCGCCGTGCGTACGGCCGGTGGAGCCGGCAGCGGGCCCGGCCGTGTTCCGGCCTCGGACGGACGTGTCCGGGGCGGTCCGGGAGGTCCGGGTGGTTCGGCCGCAGGACCTGGTAGGCGGCAGTCGCGAGGCCGCAACGCCACCGCTGCCGCGGCCGCGGCCTCGCGCAGTCGCGCGGATGCGCTCATGGCGGGCGGATACGGGGGGCGGGTCGCACGGCCGGTGCTGGGGTTGGGGGCGGAGGCCTCCATCGCCACGGCGGTCGCGTCCTCTTCTCCGCCTGTGGCTGTGGCGGGGCCGGGGCTGGGGCCGGGGCCGGGGCCGGCAGAGGTTCAGGGTTCGACCACGGGTTCGGCTTCTGCGGGTCGTTGGGAGCGGGCCGTTCCCGCGCTGCGGGAGCGGCTGCCGGTGTGGCTCCAGCTCAGGTGCGGGCTGGAGCCGAAGACGCTGGCCGCCCTCACCGTCGTGCTCGTCGCGGCTGCGGTGTTCGCCGCGATGCACTTCTGGTCCGACCGCCCCGCATCCGTTCGGGCTCCGGAGCGTGTCGGTGAGGCCGCGGCTTCGGGGGCGGACGCGGACGCGGGCGGGCCCGTCACGCCCGAACCGTCTCCAGGGGCGGCGCCTGCCGCCGGTCCGGGGGGTCCGGCCGGTCCGGCCGGTTCAGGCGTTCCGGGCGCGCAGATCGTGGTGGACGTGGGCGGGAAGGTGCGAAGGCCCGGGATCCACCGGCTGCCGTCCGGGTCCCGGGTCGCGGACGCGCTGCGCGTGGCGGGCGGGGCCCGCCCCGGCGTGGACCTCGACGGCCTCAACCGGGCCCGGGTGCTCGTGGACGGAGAGCAGATCATCGTGGGTGCCCCGCCCGGCCCGGCTGCCGCGGGCGGTACGGGCGCAGGCACCGGCGGTCCGGCTGCGGCGAGCGGTGCCCCCGCCGGACCGGTGAGCCTCAACAGCGGGACGCCGGAACAGTTCGACACCCTGCCGGGCGTC harbors:
- a CDS encoding helix-turn-helix transcriptional regulator — encoded protein: MRSRRARVTPADVGMAPGFRRRTPGLRREEVAQLSGVGVTWYTWLEQGRPINASPQVLDAVARTLRLDPPEREHLYHLAEVAYIPGRQSDTAEVGEEVQGILDALDPRPAVVYNARYDLLAANPAYLDLFGVPAMAATGVRNVLWALFTVSDEDCPVVHRSQELPVMVATLRSGYGRHAGEPAWERYIEELSAASPYFARLWRSGDVTPPGPRVKTFRHWAASSEIRMTSVSLSVNGLPECRIVVYTSADEESEQQLTALRTRRRGPGAAPGTSKDPAPSSGTGS
- a CDS encoding MFS transporter, with protein sequence MATTSETTPRSSSSKDLTTDSRPGRLLALVLAAQFMALLDLFIVNVAAPTIRAELGASGAQLQLIVAGYTIAYAVLLITGARLGGVFGHGRAYLAGLAVFTAASFACGLAAGTGQLITFRVVQGVGAAVMIPQVLSLIQQNFTGAARMRALGAYSAVLAVGAAAGQVVGGVLVSADLFGAGWRPAFLVNVPIGLVLLVLGFRVLPREPRTGAARREARARGLDVAGLLMLATGVTLLTVPLVLGQELGWPAWTWICLLASVLLLAGFAAYETRLAARGGAPLIALGVLRLPGIARAALRILLVMAVNAGFLFTMALHVQGGLGYSPLHAGLMFVPTALVFGAVGLTWRRWPARLQGVLVPFGFLLLAAGSAGVGLAMRSGGDGGAGLYAAFVATGCGLALGFSPTLTGALANVRPQDAADASGVLVTVTQLGQLIGVAAFGTLYLNRLDTPGAQGSGEALWVCALALSAAAVMGALAGLVRRRRRVGSPVG
- a CDS encoding ferredoxin, with protein sequence MNIPLPDVPEVRVVGLPQLTSGFDLVERLDLGMHLKVHGPLEPMTGERLAELAESISLNGRGGAGFPFGRKLRAVAKSSIKRGVRPVVVINGSEGEPACRKDTVLLNRAPHLILDGALLAAEALGARTLIVAVTRNSTEISVRSALAERGLSDRRGQALRARVVRTPERMVSGEASAVIRAASGGPALPPGRRERAAESGVGGAPTLLSNAETYAQLAVAARIGARRYGNTGLPDEPGTVLLTLSGAVARPMVIEVPTGVPLRYVLQLAGAPPLPQGVLTGGYHGNWITANATHDAVVSRESLAAAGGALGAGAILPIGPETCPLGESLRVANWLAAETAGQCGPCKLGLPAAAGGLSDVLNGGGPAALEALREVTLAVKGRGACKHPDGSARFLGSTLSAFTDDLAAHVLDGGCGRPTLGVLPLPAPGYQDLEESIPSGEKLAVDWTLCRGHGLCADIVPELIRLGPDGYPALADAAVPMHLRGRAQRAVRRCPALALRIEQQAPERPALPPAAGRKALGSGRS
- the leuS gene encoding leucine--tRNA ligase — protein: MSETNSAADVAAPHRYTAAMAADIEARWQDFWDADGTYEAPNPTGDLAGDPEQAAKPKKFIMDMFPYPSGAGLHVGHPLGYIATDVFARHQRMTGHNVLHTLGFDAFGLPAEQYAVQTGTHPRISTEANIENMTAQLRRLGLGHDKRRSFATIESEYYKWTQWIFLQIFNSWYDTDADRARPIAELVAQFESGERPTPDGRDWSALSAAERADILSDHRLAYASDAPVNWSPGLGTVLANEEVTADGRSERGNFPVFKSKLRQWNMRITAYADRLLNDLDGLDWPEAIKLQQRNWIGRSEGARVDFPVDGAGDITVFTTRQDTLFGATYMVLAPEHELVERIIPAAWPDGTHPVWTGGHATPAEAVTAYRKQAAAKSDVERQAEAKDKTGVFTGAYATNPVSGERVPVFIADYVLMGYGTGAIMAVPAHDPRDFAFARAFELPIRCVVEPSDDRGTDASTWEDAFGSYDAKLVNSANDEISLDGLGVVDAKIRITEWLKEHGVGEGTVNFRLRDWLFSRQRYWGEPFPIVYDEDGIAHPLPESMLPLELPEVDDYSPRTFDPDDADTQPETPLSRNADWVDVTLDLGDGAGPKKYRRETNTMPNWAGSCWYELRYLDPNNSDKLVDPAIEQYWMGPREGQPTGGVDLYVGGAEHAVLHLLYARFWSKVLHDLGHVSSAEPFHKLYNQGMIQAFVYRDSRGIAVPAAEVEERDGAYYYEGEKVSRVLGKMGKSLKNAVTPDEICGEYGADTLRLYEMAMGPLDVSRPWDTRAVVGQYRLLQRLWRNVVDEESGEVTVVDAEPGEDTLRALHKAIDGVGGDMAGMRFNTAIAKVTELNNHLTKAGGPLSRSVAEALVLLVAPLAPHIAEELWRRLGHTESVVHQDFPVADPAYVVDETVTCVVQIKGKVRARLEISPSITDAELETLALADPAVVAALDGAGIRKVIVRAPKLVNIVPA
- a CDS encoding DegV family protein codes for the protein MSRHVAIVTDSTAYLPPQAMERHGITAVPLTVVLGDQALEEGTEISARSLALALQKRRSVTTSRPSPEVFSAAYRAAADAGASAIVSLHLSAEFSGTYDAALLAAKDAPVPVRVVDTGMVAMALGFCALAAAEAAEAGGSADDAVTAAEKRAAGTSAYFYVDTLDYLRRGGRIGAAQALLGSALAVKPILQLDGGRIELLEKVRTASKAIARLEEIVAERSGSGRVDIAVHHLAAAERAERLAERLAERVPGLVDLHVSEVGAVIGAHTGPGLLGAVISPR
- a CDS encoding ComEA family DNA-binding protein, whose translation is MASRSHRATTRATARATTRAATRAAVRTAGGAGSGPGRVPASDGRVRGGPGGPGGSAAGPGRRQSRGRNATAAAAAASRSRADALMAGGYGGRVARPVLGLGAEASIATAVASSSPPVAVAGPGLGPGPGPAEVQGSTTGSASAGRWERAVPALRERLPVWLQLRCGLEPKTLAALTVVLVAAAVFAAMHFWSDRPASVRAPERVGEAAASGADADAGGPVTPEPSPGAAPAAGPGGPAGPAGSGVPGAQIVVDVGGKVRRPGIHRLPSGSRVADALRVAGGARPGVDLDGLNRARVLVDGEQIIVGAPPGPAAAGGTGAGTGGPAAASGAPAGPVSLNSGTPEQFDTLPGVGPVLAQHIIDYRTQHGGFRSVDELREVNGIGDRRFADLQPLVRP